In Polaribacter sp. Hel_I_88, the following proteins share a genomic window:
- a CDS encoding AraC family transcriptional regulator — protein sequence MGWYNVFKNTKINYFLIDMGMAIAPLIYFYVKSITTSNFKFNKKNWWHFAPIFLLITFRLSIYVYDSLQPGFEATQNGVLKLSADEAVVAPMHMFVSFAQMLLYLAFTFQLFYNYRKRITAYFSNTYKLELNWILSFLILFTALFLYSSLQSIIGSLVVDLNYQQRWWLNIFMALVVLFIGIKGYFTDTTKLNKLSFSFSPNPESIPQVLEHKNEVSKIDIETVSKFMQTEKAYLNPDLNLADLANLLQMNRSELSKIINTGFNKNFNDFINEYRVNTFKEKLKLGAHKQLSLLGIAYDCGFNSKATFNRVFKKMTQTSPSEFLNSQTK from the coding sequence ATGGGGTGGTATAATGTGTTTAAAAACACAAAAATCAATTATTTTTTAATTGATATGGGCATGGCTATTGCCCCATTAATTTACTTTTATGTAAAATCGATAACTACATCAAATTTTAAATTTAATAAGAAAAATTGGTGGCATTTTGCTCCTATTTTTTTACTGATTACTTTCCGATTATCAATTTATGTTTATGATAGTTTACAACCAGGTTTTGAAGCTACTCAAAATGGTGTTTTAAAATTGTCTGCAGATGAAGCTGTGGTTGCTCCCATGCACATGTTTGTTAGTTTTGCACAAATGTTATTGTATTTGGCATTTACTTTCCAACTTTTTTATAATTATAGAAAACGAATTACAGCCTATTTTTCAAATACGTATAAGCTAGAGCTCAACTGGATTTTGAGTTTTTTAATTCTATTTACAGCATTGTTTTTATACAGTTCTTTACAAAGTATTATTGGTAGTTTAGTTGTTGACTTAAATTATCAACAACGTTGGTGGCTAAATATTTTTATGGCTTTGGTTGTTTTATTTATTGGGATAAAAGGATATTTTACAGACACAACTAAATTGAATAAACTATCTTTTAGTTTTTCTCCAAATCCAGAAAGCATTCCTCAAGTATTAGAGCATAAAAATGAAGTTTCTAAAATTGATATTGAAACTGTTTCAAAATTTATGCAAACTGAAAAGGCCTATTTAAACCCTGATTTAAATTTAGCTGATTTAGCCAATTTGTTACAAATGAATCGTTCTGAATTGAGTAAAATTATTAACACTGGTTTCAATAAGAATTTTAATGACTTTATAAATGAGTATAGAGTAAATACTTTCAAAGAAAAGTTGAAATTAGGTGCACACAAACAGCTTTCTTTGTTAGGGATAGCTTACGATTGTGGATTTAATAGCAAAGCTACATTTAACCGTGTTTTTAAGAAAATGACACAAACTTCTCCATCAGAATTTTTGAATTCTCAAACAAAATAA